The following proteins are co-located in the Diaphorobacter sp. HDW4B genome:
- the queF gene encoding NADPH-dependent 7-cyano-7-deazaguanine reductase QueF (Catalyzes the NADPH-dependent reduction of 7-cyano-7-deazaguanine (preQ0) to 7-aminomethyl-7-deazaguanine (preQ1) in queuosine biosynthesis) codes for MSSSPEQSPLGKSSAYADQYDATLLFPIPRETKRKEIGVDDKAPPFFGADLWTAYEVSWLNAKGKPQVALAHFTIPCESPNIVESKSFKLYLNSFNNSRFTSVEEVRDAIRADVSEAVWRGSDAPRTIGLKLVLAEGFETERMGELSGLLLDRLDIECDQYTPDPSLLTANHDEAPVSEELVSHLLKSNCLVTGQPDWGSVQISYSGAQIDQAGLLQYIVSFRNHNEFHEQCVERIFMDIWARCKPIKLSVYARYTRRGGLDINPLRTSHPQALPKNLRNARQ; via the coding sequence ATGTCATCCTCCCCAGAACAATCCCCGCTCGGCAAATCATCCGCCTATGCGGACCAATACGACGCCACGCTGCTCTTCCCCATTCCGCGCGAGACCAAGCGCAAGGAGATCGGTGTGGACGACAAGGCTCCGCCCTTCTTCGGAGCCGATCTGTGGACGGCGTATGAAGTCTCGTGGCTCAACGCCAAGGGCAAGCCGCAGGTGGCGCTCGCGCACTTCACCATTCCGTGCGAGAGCCCGAACATCGTGGAGAGCAAGTCGTTCAAGCTGTACCTCAACAGCTTCAACAACAGCCGTTTCACCAGCGTGGAAGAAGTGCGCGACGCCATCCGCGCCGATGTGAGCGAAGCCGTCTGGCGCGGCAGCGATGCACCGCGCACGATTGGTTTGAAACTGGTGCTGGCCGAAGGCTTCGAGACCGAACGGATGGGCGAGTTGAGCGGCCTGCTGCTGGACCGCCTCGACATCGAATGCGATCAGTACACGCCCGATCCTTCGCTGCTGACAGCCAACCATGATGAAGCGCCCGTGAGCGAAGAACTGGTGAGCCATCTGCTGAAAAGCAATTGTCTCGTGACCGGCCAGCCCGACTGGGGCAGCGTGCAGATCAGCTACAGCGGCGCGCAGATCGATCAGGCGGGGCTGCTCCAATACATTGTGAGTTTTCGCAATCACAACGAGTTTCATGAGCAGTGTGTGGAGCGGATCTTCATGGATATCTGGGCTCGGTGCAAACCGATCAAGTTGTCGGTTTATGCGCGGTATACGCGGCGGGGTGGGTTGGATATCAATCCTCTGCGGACCAGCCATCCGCAGGCACTGCCCAAGAATTTGAGGAATGCGCGGCAGTGA
- a CDS encoding DMT family transporter, which translates to MSTAPQAASILTEHAWLWVPVVLFAALAQTVRNSAQRSLTQELGTLSATLVRFLYGLPFAAIWLWLLYVLPSQTPSTPHMSGAYFGWIALGAFFQVAATAALLLAMKERNFAVAITLSKTEVLQVALFGAIFLHELPTPWALFAMVLATVGVFLLSLPPRGQLFSLSAWFSKSAMYGVICGACFAIATIGFRGAAIELNAETPWLSGAWGVLFAQAMQTIGLGAWVQFKTERGLAPLFRAWKISMIAGSMGAAASLAWFTAYAMQSAASVRTLGMVEVVFSYIVSRKFFSESFSRPEKIGISLVLVGLVLICSLGS; encoded by the coding sequence GCTCCGCAAGCCGCCTCCATCCTGACCGAACACGCTTGGCTGTGGGTGCCCGTGGTGCTGTTTGCGGCGCTGGCGCAGACCGTGCGCAACTCGGCGCAGCGCTCGCTCACGCAGGAGCTGGGAACGCTCTCGGCCACGCTGGTGCGCTTTCTGTATGGCCTGCCGTTCGCGGCCATCTGGCTGTGGCTGCTGTATGTGCTGCCATCGCAGACGCCGTCGACCCCCCACATGAGCGGTGCCTATTTCGGCTGGATTGCACTGGGCGCGTTCTTTCAGGTGGCGGCGACTGCGGCGTTGCTGCTCGCGATGAAGGAGCGCAACTTTGCAGTCGCCATCACGCTGTCCAAAACCGAGGTGCTGCAGGTGGCCTTGTTCGGCGCGATTTTTCTGCACGAGCTGCCCACGCCTTGGGCGCTGTTTGCCATGGTGCTGGCGACCGTGGGTGTTTTTCTGCTTTCGCTGCCACCGCGCGGGCAACTGTTTTCGCTTTCTGCATGGTTCAGCAAGTCGGCGATGTACGGCGTCATCTGCGGTGCCTGCTTTGCAATCGCGACCATCGGCTTTCGCGGCGCGGCCATTGAGCTGAACGCCGAAACGCCATGGCTGTCCGGTGCATGGGGCGTGCTGTTTGCGCAGGCCATGCAGACCATTGGCCTTGGCGCATGGGTGCAGTTCAAGACCGAGCGCGGTCTTGCACCGCTGTTTCGTGCCTGGAAGATTTCCATGATCGCCGGCTCCATGGGCGCGGCCGCGTCGCTCGCCTGGTTCACTGCCTATGCCATGCAGAGCGCCGCATCGGTAAGGACCCTCGGCATGGTGGAGGTGGTGTTCAGCTACATCGTCTCGCGCAAGTTTTTCAGCGAATCGTTCTCGCGGCCCGAGAAGATCGGCATCTCGCTGGTGCTGGTCGGACTGGTGCTGATCTGCTCGCTGGGAAGCTGA
- the dinB gene encoding DNA polymerase IV, with the protein MDAFYASVELLRYPQLKGLPVVIGGGRRSEDDALVARYGDRLDEIPVAEFPLLKDYVGRGVITTATYAARQFGVGSAMGMMKAARLCPQAIMLPVDFAQYRKFSRQFKDIILSIAPRMEDRGVDEVYIDFTDVPGGQREAGRVLARLMQKTIHDATGLTCSIGVASNKLIAKMASEFNKPNGISIVHESDLEPMIWPLACRKINGVGPKADARLKDHGIETIGQLAAKPRDWLIAHFGKSYGAWLHDTAWGRDDRPVVTESEPVSMSRETTFDSDLHAVHDKAELGRIFTELCVQVAADLKRKGYAGKTIGIKLRYDDFKIATRDQTIDIHTQDAATIRKYAGQCLKRVPLQKRLRLLGVRVGNLLPQDEVEQALEEKRSGESASLF; encoded by the coding sequence ATGGACGCGTTCTACGCGTCCGTGGAGTTGCTGCGCTATCCGCAATTGAAGGGGCTGCCGGTGGTGATTGGCGGCGGGCGACGCTCGGAAGATGATGCGCTGGTCGCCCGGTATGGCGACCGGCTTGACGAGATTCCGGTGGCCGAATTCCCTTTGCTCAAGGACTATGTCGGGCGCGGCGTGATCACCACGGCCACCTATGCCGCAAGGCAGTTCGGCGTGGGCTCGGCCATGGGCATGATGAAGGCCGCGCGGCTGTGTCCGCAGGCCATCATGCTGCCGGTGGATTTCGCGCAATACCGCAAGTTCTCGCGGCAGTTCAAGGACATCATTCTGTCCATCGCCCCGCGCATGGAAGATCGCGGCGTGGACGAGGTCTACATTGACTTCACCGACGTGCCCGGAGGCCAGCGCGAAGCAGGCAGGGTGCTCGCGCGCCTGATGCAGAAGACGATTCACGATGCGACGGGTTTGACCTGCTCGATTGGCGTAGCATCCAACAAGCTGATCGCCAAGATGGCCAGCGAATTCAACAAGCCCAACGGCATCTCCATCGTGCACGAGAGCGATCTGGAACCCATGATCTGGCCGCTGGCCTGCCGCAAGATCAATGGCGTAGGTCCCAAAGCGGACGCCAGACTCAAGGACCACGGCATAGAAACCATAGGCCAACTGGCAGCCAAACCCCGCGATTGGCTGATCGCCCACTTCGGCAAAAGCTACGGCGCATGGCTGCACGACACCGCCTGGGGCCGCGACGACCGCCCGGTGGTGACCGAAAGCGAACCCGTCTCCATGAGCCGCGAAACCACCTTCGACAGCGACCTGCATGCCGTGCACGACAAGGCCGAACTGGGCCGCATCTTCACCGAACTCTGCGTGCAAGTGGCGGCCGACCTGAAGCGCAAAGGCTACGCCGGAAAAACCATAGGAATCAAACTGCGTTACGACGATTTCAAAATCGCCACACGCGACCAAACCATAGACATCCACACGCAGGATGCCGCAACGATCAGGAAATACGCAGGCCAGTGCTTGAAGCGCGTACCCCTGCAAAAGCGACTTCGATTGCTCGGAGTGCGAGTAGGAAACCTGCTCCCACAAGATGAAGTAGAGCAAGCACTAGAAGAAAAGAGAAGCGGCGAAAGCGCGTCGCTTTTCTAA